A genomic segment from Aegilops tauschii subsp. strangulata cultivar AL8/78 chromosome 1, Aet v6.0, whole genome shotgun sequence encodes:
- the LOC141027867 gene encoding uncharacterized protein: MDGGRSLNRIYSDTVRKMCIDPSRIKPSNTTVKGVIPGIEAHCLGTPTLEVVFGSPDNFRNEDLISDIVPFCSGYHALPGRTTFARFNVVHHYTYLKLKMLGPKGVITVNGNMECSLRTEEHRAALVAEVQTGMEGPKYQPAVKAREESK, from the coding sequence atggacggaggcCGCAGCCTCAATCGGATCTATTCGGATACGGTGAGGAAGATGTgtatcgatccatcaaggatcaaaccCAGCAACACTACCGTTAAAGGAGTGATCCCAGGCATTGAAGCCCACTGCTTGGGCACTCCAACGCTGGAAGTAGTGTTCGGCTCGCCGGACAACTTCCGCAACGAGGACTTGATCTCCGACATTGTCCCCTTTTGCAGCGGCTATCATGCACTCCCGGGCCGTACAACGTTTGCTCGTTTCAACGTCGTCCACCATTACACATACCTGAAGCTAAAGATGCTCGGACCCAAGGGCGTCATCACAGTCAATGGCAACATGGAGTGCTCCCTTCGGACAGAGGAGCATAGAGCGGCTCTGGTAGCCGAAGTCCAAACTGGCATGGAAGGGCCAAAGTACCAGCCCGCCGTCAAGGCACGGGAGGAAAGTAAATAG